One part of the Cryptosporangium phraense genome encodes these proteins:
- a CDS encoding alpha/beta hydrolase family protein — protein sequence MAITRALLAAVLLLTLGGAARSAVLTCPSELAGRATCYTGQDENGAYYAMAVPTHWNGSLVVFAHGGPDFDVSTPEPWAGMVDAGYAWAASSYRRGGYGVRMAAADTENVRRLFVERFGRPARTYLHGQSYGGDVAAKAAEVYPGSWDGVLLTSGLLAGGSRGYDHRVDLRVVYQYYCRNLPGPEWQGLPEDSTLTPAELHDRLTDCVGSAGARTAVQQRNLDDILAVTRLPERTLEVHLQYATFLFQDIVWKRLGGRNPFSNRGVVYTGSHDDRALNAGVARFDADPTARRDLSYDSDLTGRVAVPVLTLHAIGDPQVLVENEAAYRAPNLVRTFTTETVHSDLSPAEYATSIAALDAWVRTGRKPTPRSIAASCASGCFYDPEFRPPPYPPRPGETPMTAAQERAWSRIAGVGIGF from the coding sequence ATGGCGATCACTAGGGCGCTGCTCGCCGCCGTCCTCCTGCTGACGCTCGGCGGCGCGGCGCGCTCGGCCGTCCTGACCTGCCCGAGCGAGCTGGCCGGCCGGGCCACGTGTTACACCGGTCAGGACGAGAACGGCGCCTACTACGCGATGGCCGTGCCGACGCACTGGAACGGCTCGCTCGTGGTGTTCGCGCACGGCGGGCCGGACTTCGACGTGTCCACTCCCGAGCCCTGGGCCGGGATGGTCGACGCCGGGTACGCCTGGGCGGCGTCGTCGTATCGGCGGGGCGGGTACGGCGTCCGGATGGCCGCGGCCGACACCGAGAACGTGCGCAGGCTCTTCGTCGAACGCTTCGGGAGGCCGGCCCGGACGTACCTGCACGGACAGTCGTACGGCGGGGACGTGGCCGCGAAGGCGGCCGAGGTCTACCCGGGCTCCTGGGACGGGGTGTTGCTGACCAGCGGCCTGCTGGCCGGCGGGTCGCGCGGCTACGACCACCGGGTCGACCTGCGGGTCGTGTACCAGTATTACTGCCGCAACCTGCCGGGGCCGGAGTGGCAGGGGCTGCCCGAGGACTCGACGCTGACCCCGGCCGAGCTGCACGACCGGCTGACCGACTGCGTCGGTTCGGCCGGGGCCCGGACGGCCGTCCAGCAGCGGAACCTCGACGACATCCTCGCGGTCACCCGGCTGCCGGAGCGGACGCTCGAGGTGCACCTGCAGTACGCGACGTTCCTGTTCCAGGACATCGTGTGGAAGCGGCTGGGCGGGCGGAACCCGTTCAGCAATCGCGGGGTCGTGTACACCGGCTCGCACGACGACCGCGCGCTGAACGCGGGCGTGGCCCGGTTCGACGCCGACCCGACCGCGCGCCGCGACCTCTCGTACGACAGCGACCTCACCGGCCGGGTCGCGGTGCCGGTGCTGACGCTGCACGCGATCGGCGACCCGCAGGTGCTCGTCGAGAACGAGGCCGCGTACCGGGCTCCGAACCTGGTGCGGACGTTCACGACCGAGACCGTGCACAGCGACCTGAGCCCGGCGGAGTACGCGACCTCGATCGCCGCGCTGGACGCCTGGGTCCGCACCGGCCGGAAGCCGACCCCGCGCTCGATCGCCGCGTCGTGTGCCTCCGGGTGCTTCTACGACCCGGAGTTCCGCCCTCCGCCATACCCGCCGCGGCCCGGGGAAACGCCGATGACGGCCGCCCAGGAACGCGCCTGGAGCCGGATCGCCGGGGTCGGGATCGGTTTCTGA
- a CDS encoding DedA family protein: MDVFEHPYLLLGPLAAVQGPAAALTAGALVGAGKVAFLPVWLIVVAAEVTVDSVLYFLGRSGQNRRVAGLLRRLGLTDALREQWTSAATRSMARLVFVAKAVDVLAGPAFLTVGLAGVSYRRFLGWVSAASAARAALLIGVGATLGARFHVSPVAVLACGLVLALLAIGVPLLVQTASRGGSDAARKSTKSPARRETRRSLSVSA; this comes from the coding sequence ATGGACGTTTTCGAGCACCCGTACCTGTTGCTCGGCCCGCTCGCGGCCGTGCAGGGTCCGGCGGCCGCGCTCACCGCCGGTGCCCTCGTGGGTGCGGGCAAAGTGGCGTTCCTGCCGGTCTGGCTGATCGTCGTCGCCGCCGAGGTCACCGTCGACAGCGTCCTGTACTTCCTGGGGCGGTCGGGGCAGAACCGGCGGGTCGCGGGGTTGCTGCGCCGTCTGGGGCTGACCGACGCGTTGCGCGAGCAGTGGACGTCCGCGGCGACCCGGTCGATGGCCCGGCTGGTCTTCGTCGCGAAGGCCGTCGACGTGCTGGCCGGTCCGGCGTTCCTCACGGTCGGCCTGGCCGGCGTCTCGTACCGCCGGTTCCTGGGCTGGGTGTCGGCCGCGTCGGCGGCCCGGGCCGCGCTGCTGATCGGCGTCGGCGCGACGCTGGGCGCCCGCTTCCACGTGTCCCCGGTCGCGGTCCTGGCCTGTGGTCTGGTGCTCGCGCTGCTCGCGATCGGCGTCCCGTTGCTCGTTCAGACGGCGAGCCGGGGCGGTAGCGACGCGGCCAGGAAGTCGACGAAGTCGCCGGCCCGACGGGAGACCAGGCGGTCGCTCTCGGTCAGCGCGTAG
- a CDS encoding FAD-binding dehydrogenase, with amino-acid sequence MTDVDLIVVGAGLAGLVAAAEAADAGRSVVLLDQEGEQSLGGQAFWSLGGLFLVDSPEQRRMGIRDSRELAWQDWLGSAQFDRPEDRWPRAWAEAYVDFAAGEKRAWLRGMGHRVFPLVGWAERGDGRAEGHGNSVPRFHITWGTGPGVVAPFARRVRASSRIRLAFRHRVDGLVVEDGTVVGVHGVVLAPDPAERGRPTSRVTVEDFELRAQAVIVTSGGIGGDHDLVRRNWPARLGTPPRTMVSGVPAHVDGRMLGVTEAAGARVINPDRMWHYVEGVRNWDPIWENHGIRILPGPSSLWLDATGRRLPAPYFPGFDTLGTLRHLRQTGYDYSWFVLTQKIIEKEFALSGSEQNPDLTGKDIKLVLSRVRGGAPTPVEAFKAHGPDFVVAGSLAELVAGMNKIGEVELSEDALRELIEARDREIDNPFSKDAQITAIRGARNYRGDKLSRTVAPHKLLDPAAGPLIAVRLNIISRKTLGGLESDLDGRCLRADGTPFPGLYAAGEVNGFGGGGMMGYNALEGTFLGGCLFSGRVAGRAAARAVS; translated from the coding sequence GTGACTGACGTCGACCTGATCGTGGTGGGGGCCGGGCTGGCCGGCCTGGTGGCCGCGGCCGAGGCGGCGGACGCCGGCCGGTCGGTGGTGCTGCTCGACCAGGAGGGCGAGCAGTCGCTCGGCGGCCAGGCGTTCTGGAGCCTGGGCGGGTTGTTCCTGGTGGACAGCCCGGAGCAGCGGCGGATGGGGATCCGGGACTCCCGGGAGCTGGCCTGGCAGGACTGGCTGGGGTCGGCCCAGTTCGATCGCCCGGAGGACCGCTGGCCGCGGGCCTGGGCCGAGGCGTACGTCGACTTCGCCGCGGGGGAGAAGCGGGCCTGGCTGCGGGGGATGGGCCACCGGGTCTTCCCGCTGGTCGGCTGGGCCGAGCGGGGGGACGGGCGGGCCGAGGGGCACGGGAACTCGGTGCCGCGGTTCCACATCACCTGGGGGACCGGGCCGGGCGTGGTGGCGCCGTTCGCCCGCCGGGTGCGGGCGTCGTCGCGGATCCGGCTCGCGTTCCGGCACCGGGTCGACGGGCTCGTGGTCGAGGACGGGACCGTGGTGGGCGTGCACGGGGTGGTACTGGCGCCGGACCCGGCCGAACGGGGGCGGCCCACCTCACGGGTCACGGTCGAAGACTTCGAACTGAGGGCGCAGGCGGTGATCGTCACCAGCGGTGGCATCGGCGGGGACCACGACCTGGTCCGTCGCAACTGGCCGGCCCGGCTCGGGACACCGCCCCGGACGATGGTCTCCGGCGTGCCCGCGCACGTCGACGGACGGATGCTCGGCGTCACCGAGGCGGCCGGTGCGCGGGTGATCAACCCGGACCGGATGTGGCACTACGTCGAGGGCGTGCGGAACTGGGACCCGATCTGGGAGAACCACGGCATCCGGATCCTGCCCGGGCCGTCGTCACTCTGGCTCGACGCGACCGGCCGCCGTCTGCCCGCGCCGTACTTCCCCGGGTTCGACACGCTGGGGACGCTGCGCCACCTGCGGCAGACCGGCTACGACTACTCGTGGTTCGTGCTGACCCAGAAGATCATCGAGAAGGAGTTCGCGCTCTCCGGGTCGGAGCAGAACCCCGACCTGACCGGCAAGGACATCAAGCTCGTGCTCTCCCGGGTGCGGGGCGGGGCGCCGACGCCGGTGGAGGCGTTCAAGGCGCACGGGCCGGACTTCGTCGTCGCTGGCTCGCTGGCCGAGCTCGTCGCGGGCATGAACAAGATCGGCGAGGTCGAGCTCTCCGAGGACGCGCTGCGTGAGCTGATCGAGGCCCGCGACCGGGAGATCGACAACCCGTTCAGCAAGGACGCGCAGATCACCGCGATCCGGGGTGCGCGCAACTACCGGGGCGACAAGCTCAGCCGCACGGTGGCGCCCCACAAGCTGCTGGACCCGGCGGCCGGTCCGCTGATCGCCGTCCGGCTGAACATCATCTCGCGCAAGACGCTCGGCGGACTGGAGTCCGATCTCGACGGCCGCTGCCTGCGGGCGGACGGGACGCCGTTCCCGGGCCTGTACGCGGCCGGCGAGGTCAACGGCTTCGGCGGCGGCGGAATGATGGGCTACAACGCGCTCGAGGGCACGTTCCTCGGCGGATGTCTGTTCTCCGGCCGGGTGGCCGGACGCGCGGCTGCGCGCGCCGTCAGCTGA
- a CDS encoding GntR family transcriptional regulator, whose translation MATESLAELTSDTLADRAYRSVRAAIVTGELRPGQKVTERGLAERLAVSPTPVREAIRRLEQDGLLERSGPRTVKVSSIGDSALQDLAEVEVALRGMVARFAARHATPEQVDNLDAILDEADDLRLVIEQRLKKREPVTRNVNQLLDVMQRFNDAVSACANNPVLVRLLDQTRVFSPSETRARRLERVSGDPRFGEERYATHRALVRALRAGDEPAAETAVVEDARGGLTALLSDGDH comes from the coding sequence GTGGCGACCGAATCCCTTGCCGAGCTCACCAGCGACACGCTCGCCGACCGGGCCTACCGGTCGGTCCGGGCGGCGATCGTCACCGGCGAGCTGCGGCCGGGCCAGAAGGTGACCGAGCGCGGGCTGGCCGAGCGGCTCGCGGTGAGCCCGACGCCGGTGCGCGAGGCGATCCGCCGGCTCGAGCAGGACGGTCTGCTCGAGCGCAGCGGCCCCCGCACGGTGAAGGTGTCGAGCATCGGCGACTCCGCGCTGCAGGATCTGGCCGAAGTGGAGGTCGCGCTGCGTGGGATGGTCGCCCGCTTCGCCGCCCGGCACGCGACCCCGGAGCAGGTCGACAACCTCGACGCGATCCTCGACGAGGCCGACGACCTGCGGCTGGTCATCGAGCAGCGGCTGAAGAAGCGCGAGCCGGTGACCCGCAACGTCAACCAGCTGCTCGACGTGATGCAGCGGTTCAACGACGCGGTCAGCGCCTGCGCGAACAACCCGGTGCTGGTACGGCTGCTCGACCAGACCCGAGTGTTCTCGCCGTCGGAGACCCGGGCCCGGCGGTTGGAGCGCGTGTCCGGCGACCCACGGTTCGGCGAGGAACGCTACGCGACCCACCGCGCGCTGGTGCGCGCTCTGCGCGCGGGTGACGAGCCCGCGGCCGAGACCGCCGTCGTCGAGGACGCGCGCGGCGGCCTGACCGCGCTGCTCTCCGATGGCGATCACTAG
- a CDS encoding ABC transporter permease, whose translation MTLALPAVRRPSIGWYVVWGSTLVVVVGPVVPILLASLWSTPLYRSGGGFTLANYRNLLTDSAWWGAVGNSALFASLTTVLSVVLGVGAAVLLTRTNVPFRRLLTGVLILPVMLPGLVLIVGWMAMWAPSGYVSSWLSLHTFLAFPVDLYTVPGMALVATTVAAPTVFLFCRGSVLAIDPALEDAARSAGARPLRALVSVTVPLLRPAVLNSALLVFAVSFEVLGLPLILGFSKDITFVSTYLYGHWITAASPDQGLVSAGAMFLLVCVSGLLVLRNRLLGDLARYTAVTGKASARRTVDLGGVRWGVFAVLAGVLAVLVVVPLAGVALSAFTSILTPLVTPWSVLTLDNFSAISGNPIWSDSIVNSLLIAGVGGLLATLAIAVISVVAHRSSFRFRGSLQQAVLWPRMMPGLVTGMAFFWSFAILDPSGAVRASLWGIGLAFAVRSLALGYGVFYPALAAIGLDLDRAARTSGATWWQASVGVALRLAAPAMAACFVLLFVSMLNDADPAVFLVTDRTPVMGLTMLQLAATSTGGAVAAFGVIQIAITLAVLGAGRLFLGVRAHA comes from the coding sequence ATGACGCTCGCTCTCCCGGCGGTGCGGCGGCCCTCGATCGGCTGGTACGTCGTCTGGGGATCGACGCTGGTCGTCGTCGTGGGGCCGGTCGTGCCGATCCTGCTGGCTTCGCTGTGGTCGACGCCGCTGTACCGGTCGGGCGGTGGCTTCACGCTGGCCAACTACCGCAACCTGCTCACCGACTCGGCCTGGTGGGGAGCGGTCGGCAACAGCGCGCTGTTCGCGTCGCTGACCACCGTGCTCTCGGTGGTGCTCGGCGTCGGTGCGGCGGTGTTGCTGACCCGCACCAACGTGCCGTTCCGGCGGCTGCTGACCGGGGTGCTGATCCTGCCGGTGATGCTGCCCGGACTCGTGCTGATCGTCGGCTGGATGGCGATGTGGGCGCCGTCCGGGTACGTCAGCTCGTGGCTGTCGTTGCACACGTTCCTCGCGTTCCCGGTCGACCTGTACACGGTGCCGGGCATGGCGCTGGTCGCGACGACCGTGGCCGCGCCGACCGTGTTCCTGTTCTGCCGCGGCTCGGTGCTGGCCATCGACCCGGCGCTCGAGGACGCCGCCCGGAGCGCCGGGGCCCGGCCGCTGCGGGCGCTGGTCTCGGTGACCGTGCCGCTGCTGCGTCCGGCCGTGTTGAACTCGGCGCTGCTGGTGTTCGCGGTGTCGTTCGAGGTGCTAGGGCTGCCGCTGATCCTCGGGTTCTCGAAGGACATCACGTTCGTCTCGACCTACCTGTACGGGCACTGGATCACCGCCGCGTCGCCCGACCAGGGGCTGGTGTCGGCCGGGGCGATGTTCCTGCTGGTGTGCGTCTCGGGGCTGCTGGTGCTGCGCAACCGGCTGCTGGGGGATCTGGCCCGCTACACGGCGGTGACCGGGAAGGCGTCGGCCCGGCGCACGGTGGATCTCGGCGGCGTGCGCTGGGGGGTGTTCGCGGTCCTCGCGGGGGTGCTGGCCGTGCTCGTCGTCGTGCCGCTGGCCGGGGTCGCGCTGTCGGCGTTCACGTCGATCCTGACGCCGCTGGTCACGCCGTGGTCGGTGCTCACGCTCGACAACTTCTCGGCGATCAGCGGGAACCCGATCTGGTCGGACTCGATCGTGAACAGCCTGCTGATCGCCGGGGTCGGCGGGCTGCTGGCCACGCTGGCGATCGCGGTGATCTCGGTGGTGGCCCACCGGTCGTCGTTCCGGTTCCGCGGGTCGTTGCAGCAGGCCGTGCTGTGGCCGCGGATGATGCCGGGGCTGGTCACCGGCATGGCGTTCTTCTGGTCGTTCGCGATCCTCGACCCGAGCGGTGCGGTCCGGGCGTCGCTCTGGGGCATCGGGCTCGCGTTCGCGGTGCGCAGCCTGGCGCTCGGCTACGGGGTGTTCTATCCGGCGCTGGCGGCGATCGGGCTCGACCTGGACCGGGCCGCCCGGACGTCGGGGGCCACCTGGTGGCAGGCGTCGGTCGGGGTCGCGCTGCGGCTGGCGGCGCCCGCGATGGCCGCGTGTTTCGTCCTGCTGTTCGTCTCGATGCTCAACGACGCCGACCCGGCCGTCTTTCTCGTCACCGACCGGACGCCGGTCATGGGCCTGACGATGCTGCAGCTCGCGGCCACCAGCACCGGCGGGGCGGTGGCCGCGTTCGGCGTGATCCAGATCGCGATCACGCTGGCCGTTCTCGGCGCCGGCCGACTCTTCCTGGGGGTGCGCGCGCATGCCTGA
- a CDS encoding DUF4387 domain-containing protein: protein MTTISDLALEVRSKNAGPFWVTMELFMRDADGYRAVSFVDERIVAELYRVDPGTIQIFRIPSLNIVKISFPRPVSQGSLRDRDMHAGQHHVPLALLAVRGD, encoded by the coding sequence ATGACGACGATCAGCGACCTCGCGCTCGAGGTCCGTTCGAAGAACGCCGGCCCCTTCTGGGTGACGATGGAACTGTTCATGCGTGATGCCGACGGGTACCGAGCCGTGTCGTTCGTCGACGAGCGGATCGTCGCCGAGCTGTACCGGGTCGACCCGGGCACGATCCAGATCTTCCGGATCCCGTCGCTGAACATCGTCAAGATCTCGTTCCCGCGGCCGGTGTCCCAGGGCTCGCTCCGGGACCGGGACATGCACGCCGGTCAGCATCACGTCCCCTTGGCCCTGCTGGCGGTGCGCGGTGACTGA
- a CDS encoding acyclic terpene utilization AtuA family protein yields the protein MDEIRILTPTGMLGAGWDEATIERGLALGVDVITVDAGSTDSGPYYLGSATAKTTAKAVARDLRSLLRAAARSGAPLIVGSCGTSGTDRGVDWVAGLVAEIQAEEGLDLPVARIYSEQNAADLKEHLDAGRIHPLPPLGELKAETLESCAHIVGMMGHEPIVEALAAGARVVLAGRATDTALAAAYPLMKGAPAGPSWHAAKIVECGGQCTTNPRGGGVHTTIDATGFTIEPLAADSACTPYTVAAHMLYETVNPFEMREPDGTLDVREATYTALDDRRVRVEGSRFHRAEQHTIKLEGSRVTGYETLSFSAIRDPLVLADVDAWAALLRHHVTARVTQTLGLADDEYAFDVRLYGHNAVLDAIEPETGAPREVGVMLLVNAPDQATATAVAKVANTLLLHLPAAAMDHLPSFAFASSPAEVERGAAYEFVLNHVVDSVTPTALFRIEYGAVR from the coding sequence ATGGACGAAATTCGAATCCTCACGCCCACCGGCATGCTCGGCGCCGGCTGGGACGAGGCCACGATCGAGCGCGGGCTGGCGCTCGGCGTCGACGTGATCACCGTCGACGCCGGGTCCACCGACTCCGGGCCCTACTACCTCGGGTCGGCGACCGCCAAAACCACCGCCAAGGCCGTGGCCCGTGACCTGCGCAGCCTGCTGCGGGCGGCGGCCCGGTCCGGTGCGCCGCTGATCGTCGGGTCGTGCGGCACCAGCGGAACCGACCGGGGCGTCGACTGGGTCGCCGGCCTCGTCGCCGAGATCCAGGCCGAGGAGGGGCTCGACCTCCCGGTCGCGCGCATCTACAGCGAGCAGAACGCCGCCGACCTGAAGGAACACCTCGACGCCGGTCGCATCCACCCGCTGCCGCCGCTCGGCGAGCTGAAGGCCGAGACGCTGGAGAGCTGCGCGCACATCGTCGGGATGATGGGCCACGAGCCGATCGTCGAGGCGCTCGCGGCCGGGGCCCGGGTCGTGCTGGCCGGCCGCGCCACCGACACCGCGCTCGCGGCCGCGTACCCGCTGATGAAGGGCGCACCGGCCGGTCCGAGCTGGCACGCGGCGAAGATCGTCGAGTGCGGCGGGCAGTGCACGACGAACCCGCGCGGCGGAGGCGTCCACACCACGATCGACGCGACCGGGTTCACGATCGAGCCGCTCGCGGCCGACAGCGCCTGCACGCCGTACACGGTCGCCGCGCACATGCTCTACGAGACCGTGAACCCGTTCGAGATGCGCGAGCCGGACGGCACGCTCGACGTCCGCGAGGCCACGTACACCGCGCTGGACGACCGGCGGGTCCGGGTCGAGGGCTCGCGGTTCCACCGGGCCGAGCAGCACACGATCAAGCTCGAGGGCTCCCGGGTCACCGGCTACGAGACGCTGTCGTTCAGCGCGATCCGCGACCCGCTGGTGCTGGCCGACGTCGACGCCTGGGCCGCCCTGTTACGCCACCACGTGACCGCGCGGGTGACCCAGACCCTGGGCCTGGCCGACGACGAGTACGCGTTCGACGTCCGGCTCTACGGGCACAACGCGGTGCTGGACGCGATCGAGCCGGAGACCGGGGCGCCGCGTGAGGTCGGCGTGATGCTGCTGGTCAACGCCCCCGACCAGGCCACCGCGACCGCGGTCGCGAAGGTCGCCAACACGCTTCTGCTGCACCTGCCCGCGGCCGCGATGGACCACCTGCCGAGCTTCGCGTTCGCGAGCTCGCCGGCCGAGGTCGAGCGGGGCGCGGCCTACGAGTTCGTGCTCAACCACGTCGTCGACAGCGTGACCCCCACTGCCCTGTTCCGCATCGAGTACGGAGCCGTCCGATGA
- a CDS encoding LysR family transcriptional regulator, which yields MIDDLAFFRVVARSETLTAASRALGRSLPVVSKRLAALEKRLGAKLVQRGTRRLTLTAEGEVYAERVERILDQVRELDELVGGELPGALVVHATLGLGRAHIAPLLAEFAATRPGLRVRLDTSALPLRRDFDVAIRVGTPPDSTLRLRRLAENQRVPCAAPSYLAARGTPETVEDLAGHDCIVLRENESDFALWRFGDASTQKRVRVGGTLASNDGDVVTAWAREGRGIILRSRWHVQPFLDRGELVRVLPHVPTPAADIYALTESDRLVSRRAGDFVDFLAASLPPRLAV from the coding sequence CCGCTCGCTGCCGGTGGTGAGCAAACGGCTCGCCGCGCTGGAGAAGCGGCTCGGCGCGAAACTCGTCCAGCGCGGCACCCGGCGGCTGACGCTCACGGCCGAGGGCGAGGTCTACGCCGAGCGGGTCGAGCGGATCCTCGACCAGGTGCGCGAGCTCGACGAACTCGTCGGCGGCGAACTGCCCGGCGCGCTGGTCGTCCACGCGACGCTGGGGCTCGGCCGGGCCCACATCGCGCCGCTGCTGGCCGAGTTCGCGGCGACCCGGCCGGGCCTGCGCGTCCGGCTGGACACGTCGGCTCTGCCGCTCCGGCGGGACTTCGACGTGGCGATCCGCGTCGGCACCCCGCCGGACTCGACGCTGCGGCTGCGCCGGCTGGCCGAGAACCAGCGGGTGCCCTGCGCAGCACCGTCCTATCTGGCCGCCCGCGGGACGCCCGAGACCGTCGAGGACCTGGCCGGGCACGACTGCATCGTGCTGCGCGAGAACGAGAGCGACTTCGCGCTGTGGCGATTCGGGGACGCGTCCACCCAGAAGCGGGTCCGGGTCGGCGGGACGCTGGCCAGCAACGACGGCGACGTCGTGACCGCCTGGGCGCGGGAGGGCCGCGGGATCATTCTGCGGTCGCGGTGGCACGTCCAGCCGTTCCTCGACCGCGGCGAGCTCGTCCGGGTCCTCCCGCACGTGCCGACGCCGGCCGCGGACATCTACGCGCTGACCGAGAGCGACCGCCTGGTCTCCCGTCGGGCCGGCGACTTCGTCGACTTCCTGGCCGCGTCGCTACCGCCCCGGCTCGCCGTCTGA
- a CDS encoding ABC transporter substrate-binding protein yields MKRIALVPLSLAAALALAACGSNAGSTSSADPTASADVGQASAVTPVDASTLAAARKEGEVLLYTNSEEQQMTPVIKAFEAANPGIRVRSLTLGNQEMFQRYQTEVASGGSTADVVMSSDAVGWLLFMRSGGVLNYRDPNSPNLPDYALLGPGVYAFSEDPVIAVFNKAVLPEDKQPTTMADLAKMAPQLDGKIGATAISNVIQFGATSAYLQKYGDTGWKTLEQIGAHAGLESDNGPLVTKLAQGQYAAAFFVSGTVRAFIVDDVAKVVNYRYLKDGTPLLPRAAAVTSAAKHPNAAKVWLNWLLSVPGQEAACTGGFTPYRDGVKCDFGLPQVKAIVGDQNLIIGTFDAKLATEQPQIVARFNKAFGR; encoded by the coding sequence ATGAAGAGGATCGCCTTAGTACCTCTCTCGCTCGCCGCCGCGCTCGCGCTCGCGGCCTGCGGCAGCAACGCCGGTTCGACCTCGTCCGCCGATCCGACCGCGTCGGCCGACGTCGGTCAGGCGTCCGCCGTCACTCCGGTGGACGCCTCGACGCTCGCCGCCGCGCGGAAGGAGGGCGAGGTGCTGCTGTACACGAACAGCGAAGAGCAACAGATGACGCCGGTCATCAAGGCGTTCGAGGCGGCCAACCCCGGTATCCGGGTGCGCAGCCTGACGCTCGGCAACCAGGAGATGTTCCAGCGCTACCAGACCGAGGTGGCGTCCGGGGGGTCGACCGCCGACGTGGTCATGAGCAGCGACGCGGTGGGGTGGCTGTTGTTCATGCGCTCCGGTGGGGTTTTGAACTACCGGGATCCGAACTCGCCAAACTTGCCGGATTACGCCCTGCTCGGGCCGGGCGTGTACGCGTTCTCCGAGGACCCGGTCATCGCGGTCTTCAACAAGGCCGTGCTGCCCGAGGACAAGCAGCCGACGACGATGGCCGACCTGGCCAAGATGGCCCCGCAGCTCGACGGCAAGATCGGCGCCACCGCGATCAGCAACGTCATCCAGTTCGGCGCGACCAGCGCCTACCTGCAGAAGTACGGCGACACCGGCTGGAAGACGCTCGAGCAGATCGGGGCCCACGCCGGGCTGGAGTCCGACAACGGCCCGCTGGTGACCAAGCTCGCCCAGGGCCAGTACGCGGCCGCGTTCTTCGTCTCCGGCACGGTGCGGGCGTTCATCGTCGACGACGTCGCCAAGGTCGTGAACTACCGGTACCTGAAGGACGGCACACCGCTGCTGCCCCGGGCCGCCGCGGTGACGTCGGCCGCGAAGCACCCGAACGCGGCGAAGGTGTGGCTGAACTGGCTGCTGTCGGTTCCCGGGCAGGAAGCCGCGTGCACCGGCGGGTTCACCCCATACCGCGACGGGGTCAAGTGCGACTTCGGACTGCCGCAGGTCAAGGCCATCGTCGGCGACCAGAACCTGATCATCGGGACGTTCGACGCGAAGCTCGCGACCGAGCAGCCGCAGATCGTCGCGCGCTTCAACAAGGCCTTCGGGCGATGA
- a CDS encoding phosphoglycerate dehydrogenase, whose translation MASRVLITTDYLKPGDEVDQYLRRLGHETVHASAPRDLVAALKGIDGALIGHDPMTEDVLTRAPSLRAIVRTGVGYDSVDVAAAAKLGISVSNLPGINANAVAEYTIGLLLVAARGLVHSAAGVAAGRWPREDGNELRGATLGLIGYGAVAQAVVPLARAFGLRLLCTTSRPDVPEAVPLDELLAASDYVSVHTALTDRTRGLLNAAAFRRMKPTAVLINTARGPIVDEHALIEAVRSGEIAGAALDVVDVEPLPVTSPLRTVEEIVVYSHLAGQSAQARRAAGIEGAAELVAALNGAPRFAIRKKH comes from the coding sequence ATGGCGTCTCGCGTCCTGATCACCACCGACTACCTGAAGCCCGGGGACGAGGTCGACCAGTACCTGCGTCGCCTCGGCCACGAGACCGTGCACGCGTCCGCCCCGCGCGATCTAGTCGCCGCCCTGAAAGGCATCGACGGCGCGCTGATCGGCCACGACCCGATGACCGAGGACGTGCTCACCCGGGCCCCCTCGCTCCGGGCGATCGTGCGCACCGGCGTCGGTTACGACTCGGTCGACGTCGCGGCTGCGGCCAAGCTCGGCATCTCGGTCAGCAACCTGCCCGGCATCAACGCGAACGCGGTGGCCGAGTACACGATCGGACTGCTGCTCGTCGCCGCGCGGGGCCTCGTGCACAGCGCGGCCGGGGTCGCGGCCGGCCGCTGGCCGCGCGAGGACGGGAACGAACTGCGCGGCGCGACGCTCGGCCTGATCGGGTACGGCGCGGTGGCTCAGGCGGTGGTGCCGCTGGCCCGCGCGTTCGGCCTCCGGCTCCTCTGCACGACCAGCCGCCCCGACGTCCCCGAGGCCGTCCCCCTGGACGAACTCCTGGCCGCCTCCGACTACGTGTCGGTCCACACCGCGCTCACCGACCGGACCCGGGGTCTGCTGAACGCGGCCGCGTTCCGCCGGATGAAGCCCACCGCGGTGCTGATCAACACCGCCCGCGGCCCGATCGTCGACGAGCACGCGCTGATCGAGGCGGTCCGGTCGGGCGAGATCGCCGGGGCCGCGCTCGACGTCGTCGACGTGGAACCGCTGCCGGTCACCAGCCCGCTGCGGACCGTCGAGGAGATCGTCGTCTACTCCCACCTCGCCGGCCAGTCCGCGCAGGCCCGCCGGGCGGCCGGCATCGAGGGCGCCGCCGAGCTGGTGGCCGCCCTCAACGGCGCACCCCGCTTCGCGATCAGAAAGAAGCACTGA